The Pseudomonadota bacterium genome has a window encoding:
- a CDS encoding (2Fe-2S) ferredoxin domain-containing protein, whose amino-acid sequence MDKPDYHIFVCCSFRGIEAKGKCLRKESPNLIPYLQEELVDRGLNAMVSSSGCLNRCDDGPAMVIYPQGIWYGNINGEAEVDEILDALEEGVAAEKYLIT is encoded by the coding sequence ATGGATAAACCTGATTATCATATATTTGTGTGTTGCAGTTTTAGAGGTATTGAAGCGAAAGGCAAATGCCTGCGTAAAGAGTCCCCCAATCTTATTCCCTATTTGCAGGAGGAATTGGTGGACCGGGGTTTAAATGCAATGGTATCCAGTTCGGGTTGTCTGAACCGATGTGACGATGGTCCGGCCATGGTCATATATCCTCAAGGAATATGGTACGGGAATATTAACGGGGAAGCTGAAGTTGATGAAATACTGGATGCCCTTGAAGAGGGAGTAGCAGCGGAAAAATACCTGATTACATAA
- the nifK gene encoding nitrogenase molybdenum-iron protein subunit beta yields MLLRHTTDEIKERKALSVNPAKTCQPIGAMYASLGIHGCLPHSHGSQGCYAYHRSTLTRHYKEPVIAATSAFTEGASVFGGQANLLQSIDNIFTVYNPAVIAVHTTCLSETIGDDLPQIINKARSDGKIPEGKYVIHTNTPSYVGSHVTGFSNMTRAMVDYFAEYTGSKNKIVNIIPGFVEPSDMEEMKRLAAEMGIKTIMFPDTSKVLNGPMTGKYKMFPEGGVTIEELKMAGSSIGTIALGPHASGAAAKALDVKCKVRCEILDLPIGLHATDTFIDHLRCMANVNVPDSINFERGQMLDIIADMHQYFYGKRVGLVGDPDQIMALAKFLVSIDMHPVYMVTGSPAGKKFEKELREITAEVPGEVKIKVPGDMYLFHQWIKNEPVDLLIGNTYVKYIARDEDIPFIRHGFPIMDRIGHSYFPTVGYKGGIRLLEKILNALLDRKDRDATDIDFELVM; encoded by the coding sequence ATGCTTCTAAGACATACAACTGATGAAATAAAAGAACGAAAGGCGTTGTCAGTGAATCCGGCAAAGACATGTCAGCCTATAGGAGCCATGTATGCTTCACTCGGGATTCACGGATGTTTACCACACAGTCATGGTTCTCAGGGATGCTATGCTTATCACCGCAGTACGCTTACGCGTCATTACAAGGAACCGGTTATAGCCGCGACCAGCGCATTTACAGAGGGAGCCTCTGTTTTCGGTGGTCAGGCAAACCTGCTCCAGTCCATTGACAACATTTTTACGGTTTATAATCCTGCTGTGATTGCCGTTCATACGACATGTCTTTCAGAAACTATCGGAGACGACTTGCCCCAGATAATTAATAAAGCAAGATCCGATGGGAAAATTCCTGAGGGAAAATATGTTATTCACACAAACACCCCGAGTTATGTGGGATCGCATGTTACAGGATTTTCGAATATGACCCGTGCAATGGTAGATTATTTTGCCGAATACACAGGATCAAAAAATAAAATTGTTAATATTATACCCGGATTTGTGGAACCCTCGGATATGGAAGAGATGAAAAGACTTGCAGCCGAAATGGGGATAAAGACAATAATGTTTCCCGATACATCAAAGGTGTTAAACGGCCCAATGACAGGAAAGTATAAGATGTTTCCTGAAGGGGGAGTTACAATTGAAGAGCTTAAAATGGCGGGAAGCAGCATAGGAACCATAGCACTGGGGCCACATGCCTCAGGAGCGGCGGCAAAAGCGCTTGATGTGAAATGCAAGGTCAGATGCGAAATACTTGATTTGCCGATCGGCTTGCATGCAACGGATACATTCATAGATCACCTCAGATGCATGGCTAATGTCAATGTACCGGATTCCATTAACTTTGAAAGAGGTCAGATGTTAGATATTATAGCTGATATGCACCAGTATTTTTACGGCAAGAGGGTTGGCCTTGTGGGAGACCCGGACCAGATTATGGCGCTGGCAAAATTTCTGGTATCCATTGATATGCATCCTGTTTACATGGTTACAGGCAGTCCGGCAGGAAAGAAGTTTGAAAAGGAGTTAAGGGAGATAACAGCAGAAGTTCCGGGTGAAGTAAAAATCAAAGTGCCCGGAGATATGTATCTCTTTCACCAGTGGATTAAAAATGAGCCGGTAGATCTGCTCATTGGAAACACTTATGTAAAATATATTGCACGGGATGAAGACATACCTTTTATAAGGCATGGTTTTCCAATCATGGATCGGATAGGGCATAGTTACTTTCCTACAGTGGGTTACAAAGGAGGTATACGGCTGCTGGAAAAAATATTAAACGCGCTTTTGGATAGAAAAGATAGAGATGCTACCGATATCGATTTTGAACTTGTAATGTAA
- the nifD gene encoding nitrogenase molybdenum-iron protein alpha chain — MALPEENIKFEIDGYTPEEIKEEILLQYPPKVARKRAKQIIINKFDSDGKVADISPNVRTVPGLIGQRGCCYAGCKGVVLGPTRDIINITHGPIGCGFYSWLTRRNQTDPSTTPDNHNFMTYCFSTDMQDEQIIFGGEKKLALAIQEAYDNFHPKAIAVFSTCPVGLIGDDIHTVCREMKEKLGINVFGFSCEGYKGVSQSAGHHIANNGIFTHVVGTDDTERDGKYKINLLGEYNIGGDAFEIERIFDKCGITLISTFSGNSSIDKFANAHVADLNLIMCHRSINYVAEMMETKYGLPWIKINFIGANATAKSLRKIAQYFGDEELIAKVEEVIAEEMPAVKKAIEEFRPRTEGKKAMLFVGGSRAHHYQELFAELGMKTLSAGYEFAHRDDYEGRRVLPDIKVDADSRNIEELDVKPDPEKFNPRKNESEIAKLEESGLKLSDYDGMMPDMDSGAMIIDDISQRESDLLIESFKPDIYCAGIKEKYTVQKNGIPMKQLHSYDYGGPYAGFSGAINFYREIDRMVNSKIWRYLKAPWQSHPELAAAYASD; from the coding sequence ATGGCGTTACCTGAAGAAAATATAAAATTTGAGATTGATGGATATACTCCTGAAGAAATCAAAGAAGAAATATTACTACAGTATCCACCCAAAGTTGCCAGAAAAAGAGCAAAGCAGATCATAATCAATAAGTTTGATAGCGACGGTAAAGTGGCGGATATCAGCCCAAACGTTCGGACGGTTCCGGGATTAATCGGTCAGCGGGGATGCTGTTATGCCGGTTGCAAGGGTGTGGTTTTGGGGCCAACAAGAGATATTATAAACATTACCCACGGCCCGATTGGATGCGGATTCTATAGCTGGTTGACACGAAGGAACCAGACTGATCCGAGCACCACACCGGATAATCATAATTTTATGACTTACTGCTTTTCTACCGACATGCAGGATGAACAGATCATATTCGGAGGAGAAAAAAAACTCGCCCTGGCCATACAGGAAGCATATGACAATTTCCATCCGAAGGCTATAGCGGTTTTCTCTACCTGCCCGGTGGGTTTAATAGGAGACGATATTCATACTGTTTGCCGTGAAATGAAGGAAAAACTTGGAATTAATGTCTTTGGTTTCAGTTGTGAAGGTTACAAGGGAGTGAGTCAGTCAGCAGGCCATCACATTGCAAATAACGGTATCTTTACCCATGTGGTTGGTACTGATGATACTGAGCGGGACGGCAAATATAAAATTAATCTGCTGGGAGAATATAATATCGGTGGAGACGCATTTGAAATAGAGCGGATCTTTGACAAATGTGGAATTACCTTAATTTCAACTTTCAGCGGTAATTCCAGTATTGATAAATTCGCCAATGCTCATGTTGCTGATCTGAATCTTATAATGTGTCACAGATCCATCAATTATGTCGCTGAAATGATGGAAACAAAATACGGCCTGCCCTGGATCAAGATTAACTTTATCGGAGCAAATGCCACGGCAAAATCATTAAGAAAAATTGCTCAGTATTTTGGCGATGAAGAACTGATTGCAAAGGTTGAAGAAGTTATTGCCGAAGAAATGCCAGCGGTAAAAAAGGCAATAGAAGAATTCAGACCCCGAACTGAAGGGAAAAAGGCGATGCTGTTTGTAGGAGGCTCAAGGGCTCATCACTACCAGGAACTCTTTGCCGAACTTGGCATGAAAACACTCTCGGCAGGCTATGAATTTGCTCATAGAGATGACTATGAAGGCAGGAGAGTGCTTCCCGACATTAAAGTTGATGCCGACAGCAGAAACATCGAAGAACTTGATGTCAAGCCTGACCCTGAAAAATTTAATCCGAGAAAAAATGAATCCGAGATTGCAAAGCTTGAGGAGTCCGGGCTGAAACTGTCTGACTACGATGGCATGATGCCGGATATGGATAGTGGCGCTATGATTATAGACGACATAAGTCAGCGCGAATCCGACCTGCTTATAGAGTCTTTCAAACCGGACATCTATTGTGCCGGCATTAAGGAGAAGTATACGGTACAGAAAAACGGAATTCCAATGAAACAGCTCCACAGTTATGACTACGGTGGACCATACGCCGGATTTAGTGGTGCTATAAACTTTTACAGAGAAATTGACCGTATGGTCAACAGCAAAATATGGAGATATCTGAAAGCTCCATGGCAGTCTCACCCGGAACTGGCTGCGGCTTATGCATCCGATTAA
- a CDS encoding P-II family nitrogen regulator encodes MKEILAIIRMNMMNQTKITLSEAGISSITAGSVLGRGKGLIDLQLLKGAEKGYEEAVSLLGQSNRLIPKRILIITVPNKLVKKTVKTIMKVNKTGKQGDGIICVMPCLDAVRVRTGESGDDVLDDI; translated from the coding sequence ATGAAGGAAATATTGGCTATTATCCGAATGAACATGATGAACCAGACAAAAATCACCCTTTCCGAAGCGGGTATTTCCTCAATAACTGCGGGAAGCGTCCTTGGACGGGGTAAAGGTTTGATAGATCTTCAACTGCTCAAAGGAGCAGAAAAAGGTTATGAAGAGGCCGTTTCACTTTTAGGGCAGAGCAACAGGCTTATACCAAAACGTATCTTAATTATCACTGTTCCTAATAAACTTGTGAAAAAAACCGTAAAAACGATAATGAAAGTCAACAAAACAGGAAAACAGGGAGACGGAATTATTTGTGTAATGCCATGCCTTGATGCGGTGCGCGTAAGAACAGGTGAAAGCGGTGATGATGTTTTAGATGATATTTGA
- a CDS encoding P-II family nitrogen regulator codes for MIMIRSIVRPEKVDAVLAALMEAGFPGVTKISVVGRGKQRGIKIGEITYDEIPKEMLLTLIKEKDKEFAIKTILKAARSGDKGAYGDGKIFIVPVEEVYTISSGIKEDAGGNIEEVKI; via the coding sequence ATGATTATGATCAGATCTATTGTAAGGCCGGAAAAAGTTGACGCTGTACTAGCTGCATTGATGGAAGCAGGCTTTCCGGGTGTCACAAAGATTTCGGTTGTCGGCCGCGGGAAGCAGCGGGGAATTAAAATCGGAGAAATTACCTATGATGAGATCCCTAAAGAAATGCTGCTTACCCTTATAAAGGAAAAGGACAAGGAGTTTGCCATTAAAACAATATTAAAAGCGGCACGTAGCGGAGATAAGGGCGCTTATGGTGATGGAAAGATATTTATTGTGCCTGTAGAGGAAGTTTATACCATCAGTTCAGGCATAAAAGAGGATGCCGGAGGTAATATTGAAGAGGTGAAAATATGA
- the nifH gene encoding nitrogenase iron protein, with amino-acid sequence MRKIAIYGKGGIGKSTTTQNTVAGLAESGKKVMVVGCDPKGDSTRLLLGGIAQRTVLDTLREEGEDVELDDVRKAGFSGILCTESGGPEPGVGCAGRGIITSINLLEQLGAYAEDVKLDYVFYDVLGDVVCGGFAMPIREGKAKEIYIVVSGEMMAMYAANNICKGIVKFAEAGGVRLGGLICNSRKVDNEKEMILAFADALGTQMVHFLPRDNMVQKAEINRKTVIEFDREHAQAEEYRILARKIDENKMMVIPKILPMDDLEKLLIEYGIAA; translated from the coding sequence ATGCGAAAAATAGCTATTTACGGTAAGGGCGGCATCGGCAAGTCAACTACTACTCAGAATACTGTTGCCGGGCTGGCCGAGAGCGGAAAAAAGGTAATGGTTGTAGGCTGTGATCCCAAAGGAGATTCCACAAGACTTCTTTTGGGTGGAATCGCACAGAGAACAGTTCTGGATACACTGCGGGAAGAGGGAGAAGATGTTGAACTTGATGATGTACGCAAAGCAGGTTTTAGCGGAATTCTATGCACTGAATCGGGCGGACCTGAGCCCGGGGTAGGTTGTGCCGGTCGGGGAATTATCACATCCATCAACCTGCTGGAACAGCTTGGAGCTTATGCAGAAGATGTAAAATTAGACTATGTTTTCTATGATGTACTAGGTGACGTGGTCTGCGGTGGATTCGCCATGCCCATCAGGGAAGGAAAGGCTAAGGAAATTTACATAGTAGTTTCCGGCGAGATGATGGCTATGTATGCCGCAAACAATATCTGCAAAGGAATAGTCAAGTTTGCAGAGGCCGGTGGTGTAAGGCTTGGAGGTCTGATTTGTAACAGCAGAAAAGTTGATAATGAAAAAGAAATGATTCTTGCCTTTGCCGATGCACTCGGAACCCAGATGGTTCACTTCCTGCCACGGGATAACATGGTTCAGAAGGCCGAGATAAATCGTAAAACAGTAATCGAGTTTGATAGAGAACATGCACAGGCCGAAGAGTATCGAATATTAGCAAGAAAAATTGATGAGAACAAAATGATGGTCATACCTAAAATATTGCCCATGGACGATCTTGAAAAACTTCTAATTGAATATGGAATAGCAGCTTAA